The following proteins are co-located in the Heteronotia binoei isolate CCM8104 ecotype False Entrance Well chromosome 21, APGP_CSIRO_Hbin_v1, whole genome shotgun sequence genome:
- the LOC132589640 gene encoding protein Tob2-like has product MYQEVKEALSVITFYLYDWLPRRRVDHFREELEQLLERKYEGHWYPETPLRGSAYRCIWIGKTRDSVVELAAKRSGLTVEDVQDSLPAELIVWIDPFEVSYRFGEEGPVETVYLKDNKGCSTAKGQSKSRSRLNPEAPAFVPARGQTTFLSGSPPPFSDKSSGPTFTVASFAATKFGSTKVKKSSKRLSWGLACPGK; this is encoded by the coding sequence ATGTATCAGGAGGTGAAAGAAGCCTTGAGTGTTATCACCTTTTACCTGTACGATTGGCTCCCACGAAGGAGGGTTGACCATTTTAGGGAAGAATTAGAGCAGCTACTTGAGAGGAAATATGAAGGCCACTGGTACCCAGAGACACCCCTGAGGGGGTCCGCCTATCGCTGTATTTGGATAGGAAAGACCAGAGACTCTGTAGTAGAATTAGCTGCCAAAAGAAGTGGACTGACTGTAGAGGATGTCCAGGACAGCCTTCCTGCGGAATTGATTGTGTGGATTGACCCATTTGAAGTCTCCTACCGATTTGGGGAAGAAGGGCCGGTCGAGACCGTGTATCTGAAAGACAATAAAGGCTGCAGCACAGCCAAGGGACAGAGCAAAAGCAGAAGCAGGCTTAACCCTGAGGCTCCGGCGTTTGTCCCCGCTAGGGGTCAGACAACCTTCTTGTCCGGCTCCCCACCGCCATTTTCAGACAAATCCTCTGGTCCGACTTTCACCGTGGCTTCTTTTGCAGCTACCAAGTTTGGCTCCACAAAAGTGaagaaaagcagcaaaaggctgagTTGGGGTCTTGCTTGCCCAGGAAAATAA